One window of the Epinephelus moara isolate mb chromosome 22, YSFRI_EMoa_1.0, whole genome shotgun sequence genome contains the following:
- the LOC126384094 gene encoding putative nuclease HARBI1, translating into MLCIALRFFANSSFLYNIGDAEHIGKATVCRAVRKVTIALKRLLPIMVVFPGHKPLRNIKEEFHRIAGLPNVLGCIDGTQIPITAPAENEGDYVNRKSFHSINVQIICDATHIITNVEAKWPGSVHDSRIFRECSLSNRFAGGEFDGYLLGDRGYPCQPSLLTPYPDPEPGPQQRFNGAHCRTRARVEMTFGILKSRFQCLRKLRVTPERACDIIVACVAILPLLEESNTLPYKLMTLRMTIPSTL; encoded by the exons ATGTTGTGCATCGCGCTACGTTTTTTTGCGAACAGTAGCTTTTTATACAATATTGGTGATGCTGAACACATCGGAAAGGCCACGGTGTGTAGAGCTGTCAGAAAGGTGACAATAGCTCTGAAACGCCTGCTGCCCATAATGGTGGTGTTCCCTGGGCACAAACCTCTGAGGAACATAAAAGAGGAGTTCCACAGGATTGCAG GGCTTCCCAATGTATTAGGGTGCATAGATGGCACCCAAATACCCATCACTGCTCCAGCAGAAAATGAGGGGGACTATGTTAATAGGAAGTCCTTCCACAGCATTAATGTTCAG ATCATATGTGATGCAACACACATAATCACTAATGTGGAGGCCAAGTGGCCAGGCTCCGTCCATGATTCCCGGATCTTCCGCGAGTGTAGCCTGAGCAATAGATTTGCAGGTG GAGAGTTTGATGGCTACCTACTTGGGGACCGAGGATATCCGTGCCAGCCCTCTCTACTGACCCCTTACCCTGACCCTGAGCCGGGCCCCCAACAGCGTTTCAATGGGGCCCACTGCAGGACTAGAGCCCGGGTTGAGATGACTTTTGGCATTCTCAAATCCCGGTTCCAGTGTCTGCGTAAACTCAGGGTCACCCCAGAGAGGGCATGTGACATTATAGTGGCATGTGTGGCAATATTGCCACTATTAGAGGAGAGCAACACCCTGCCATACAAGTTAATGACCCTGAGGATGACCATCCCATCTACCCTGTAG